In Pseudoalteromonas sp. NC201, a single window of DNA contains:
- a CDS encoding GNAT family N-acetyltransferase: protein MNWKIRSYDALTKDELFEILKLRVEVFVVEQACPYPEIDDTDRAPETQHLFLVKDEQILAYARCYRKSATTASIGRVIVSSTLRRQGVAHDLMHRAIACCDTEITHENLVISAQCYLDKFYTGLGFVKQGEDYLEDGIPHQDMLFVKK from the coding sequence ATGAATTGGAAAATTAGAAGTTATGATGCGCTCACTAAAGATGAGCTTTTTGAGATTTTAAAGCTAAGGGTAGAGGTATTCGTTGTGGAACAGGCATGTCCCTATCCAGAAATTGACGATACCGATAGGGCGCCTGAAACTCAACATCTGTTTTTGGTCAAAGATGAACAAATTTTAGCGTATGCACGTTGTTATAGAAAATCCGCAACTACTGCATCCATTGGCCGTGTTATTGTTTCGTCAACGCTGCGAAGGCAGGGCGTTGCACATGACCTTATGCATCGCGCGATTGCTTGTTGTGATACGGAGATTACTCATGAGAATCTAGTTATTTCTGCGCAGTGTTATCTAGACAAGTTTTATACGGGGCTCGGCTTTGTGAAGCAAGGTGAAGATTATCTAGAAGATGGGATCCCGCATCAGGATATGTTATTTGTGAAAAAGTAA
- a CDS encoding sporulation protein: MFKKILASVGIGAAKVDTVLETEHLHPGQKFQAQIVVKGGDVSQEVTGLELALMTRVKVEGEDGEYFSNHVIDRWRVGNNFTIGPGEEKVIPFEARLHSETPITEINAGFNRCHVWIETGLDIDLAIDPSDKDALHIYPNEAVKACMTAMERLGFHLVKADVEKGYLRASEFQSVSGCYQELEYRPNSRALFGLQEVELSFVPEAHRTHVLIELDRAFRGDGYVDLTIEHDHVNISQLCDQLERLFS, translated from the coding sequence ATGTTTAAGAAGATCCTAGCATCTGTCGGTATCGGTGCGGCAAAAGTAGACACTGTATTGGAAACAGAGCATTTGCACCCGGGACAGAAATTTCAAGCGCAAATTGTAGTAAAAGGCGGTGACGTTAGCCAAGAAGTAACAGGTTTAGAACTTGCGCTAATGACAAGAGTTAAGGTTGAAGGGGAAGACGGAGAATATTTTAGTAATCATGTTATTGACCGTTGGCGTGTAGGTAATAATTTCACGATAGGCCCAGGCGAAGAAAAAGTTATTCCTTTTGAAGCTCGACTTCATTCAGAAACACCAATCACAGAAATAAATGCGGGCTTCAACCGTTGTCATGTTTGGATTGAAACAGGCTTAGACATTGATTTAGCCATCGACCCATCAGACAAAGATGCTTTACACATTTATCCAAATGAAGCAGTGAAAGCATGTATGACAGCGATGGAGCGTTTAGGCTTCCATTTAGTGAAAGCGGATGTAGAAAAGGGCTATTTACGAGCGTCCGAGTTTCAGTCTGTTTCTGGTTGTTACCAAGAACTAGAATACCGACCAAACTCACGTGCATTATTTGGACTACAAGAAGTTGAGCTTTCGTTTGTACCTGAAGCACATCGAACTCATGTACTGATAGAGTTGGACAGAGCGTTTCGAGGGGATGGATACGTCGATCTCACAATTGAGCACGATCACGTCAATATCTCTCAATTGTGCGATCAGTTGGAGCGGCTGTTCTCATAA
- a CDS encoding cation:proton antiporter family protein: MELLYFAVAFACGFSVYQLKLPPLIGFLMAGFVLNLLGHKTTDLLTQLADLGVTLLLFSIGLKLRVGNLIKPQVWAPASMHIITSTAFFASLLLMLGAMSLPLFTNLDWQSALLVGFAFSFSSTVFAVKVLEERGEMASLHGKISIGILVMQDIFAVIFLAVSTGKVPNIWALALLVVLPLVRPAMFWVLSRSKHGELLPLFGFFFALVAGYHAFEFAGLKGDLGALIMGMIFAPHKKAGELSKSLLNVKDILLVGFFLNIGLNATITLDALLIAILLVIVLPIKVSFYYLFTNMFKLRARTSLLSAFTLTNYSEFGLIVCAVASASGAVAPDWLAVVAIAVSITFVIASPLNKRSNEVYVKLEPWLLKFENQDRLEEELPVNLTDTKIVIFGMGRIGTGAYETIQASFPDTVAGVDIKPEVVEKHVSRGRRVLTADATDPDFWQRVNHSEVEMVMLAMPKHMQNIYALEQLKASGYNGQVTAIANYPDQQKELEEMGVNSTYNFYLEAGSGFAEHVKEKLFT, from the coding sequence ATGGAACTGCTCTATTTTGCTGTCGCATTTGCATGCGGATTTTCTGTTTATCAATTAAAGCTTCCTCCTTTGATTGGTTTTTTGATGGCGGGCTTTGTCTTAAATCTACTTGGCCATAAAACCACAGACTTACTTACTCAACTTGCAGATCTTGGTGTAACGCTGCTGCTTTTTAGCATAGGTTTAAAATTACGAGTTGGTAACCTGATAAAGCCTCAGGTTTGGGCGCCTGCGAGTATGCACATTATTACCAGTACGGCGTTTTTCGCTAGCCTGTTGTTGATGCTAGGGGCGATGAGCCTACCTTTATTTACTAATCTAGACTGGCAAAGCGCTTTATTGGTTGGTTTTGCATTTAGCTTTTCCAGTACCGTTTTTGCGGTAAAAGTGCTGGAAGAACGTGGTGAAATGGCAAGTCTTCACGGTAAAATCTCAATCGGTATTTTGGTTATGCAAGATATCTTTGCGGTTATCTTTCTCGCCGTCAGTACGGGCAAAGTACCCAATATTTGGGCACTGGCACTGCTTGTGGTGCTACCGCTTGTACGTCCAGCTATGTTTTGGGTATTAAGCCGCTCAAAGCACGGTGAGCTACTCCCTCTTTTTGGCTTCTTTTTTGCGTTAGTCGCAGGTTATCATGCCTTTGAATTTGCGGGCCTAAAAGGTGATCTCGGTGCGCTGATCATGGGTATGATTTTCGCCCCACATAAAAAAGCCGGTGAGTTATCAAAATCACTATTGAATGTAAAAGACATCTTGCTTGTTGGTTTTTTCTTGAATATTGGTCTGAATGCCACGATTACACTGGACGCACTTTTAATAGCGATTCTACTGGTAATTGTTCTACCGATTAAAGTCTCATTTTATTATCTCTTCACCAATATGTTCAAATTGCGTGCTCGTACATCGCTATTGAGCGCTTTCACACTCACTAACTATAGCGAGTTTGGTCTTATCGTGTGTGCCGTTGCATCTGCTTCTGGTGCGGTTGCTCCTGACTGGCTAGCAGTAGTTGCTATTGCTGTTTCTATTACTTTTGTGATCGCGTCTCCGCTCAACAAACGCTCGAACGAGGTCTACGTTAAATTAGAGCCTTGGTTATTAAAGTTTGAGAACCAAGACCGTTTAGAAGAAGAGCTTCCGGTAAATCTTACCGACACCAAGATCGTTATATTTGGTATGGGAAGGATTGGAACGGGTGCTTACGAAACAATACAGGCCAGCTTCCCAGATACCGTTGCTGGTGTAGATATTAAGCCTGAAGTAGTTGAAAAACATGTTTCCCGAGGGCGCAGGGTATTAACTGCTGACGCAACCGACCCTGATTTTTGGCAGCGTGTAAATCATTCTGAAGTAGAAATGGTTATGCTCGCGATGCCTAAACATATGCAGAATATTTATGCACTCGAGCAGCTCAAAGCATCAGGCTACAACGGCCAAGTTACCGCCATTGCAAACTACCCAGATCAACAGAAAGAATTAGAAGAAATGGGTGTGAATTCTACCTACAACTTCTATTTAGAAGCGGGTAGTGGCTTTGCAGAACACGTAAAAGAGAAATTATTTACTTAA
- a CDS encoding sterol desaturase family protein, translating to MLEQLWQSITELPGYLFDANKRVYLPYLFSAILMAVPVYIATEKARSGRGFLKFLFPKQVWWCKSAKLDYCLLITNRLIKAATFTPIVLTMVPVALGLSGGLEALFGPALYLEAPEWVVIGLFTLFLFIVDDLTRFLLHLILHKIPFFWEFHKVHHSAKVLTPFTIYRSHPVESYLYACRMALTQGIVVGVGYYVFGSSLSMYDILGANAFVFLFNIFGANLRHSHIWLSWGDKLEDWFISPAQHQVHHSDNPIHFDTNLGSALAIWDRMYGSLIKASSAGKITIGVGQYDAGHDSLTAIYLKPFEQAWKALLPKKKSNSPLKSSQGD from the coding sequence ATGTTAGAGCAACTATGGCAAAGCATTACTGAACTCCCAGGCTACTTGTTCGATGCCAATAAAAGAGTGTATTTGCCATACTTGTTTAGTGCCATTTTGATGGCTGTTCCTGTTTATATCGCCACAGAAAAAGCGCGCTCTGGTAGAGGTTTTTTAAAGTTTCTGTTTCCCAAGCAAGTCTGGTGGTGCAAAAGCGCCAAGCTCGATTACTGTTTATTGATCACAAATCGGTTGATAAAGGCGGCGACGTTTACGCCTATCGTGTTGACTATGGTACCGGTGGCGCTAGGATTATCCGGTGGACTTGAAGCGCTCTTTGGTCCTGCGTTATATCTAGAAGCGCCAGAATGGGTAGTGATTGGACTATTTACGTTATTTTTGTTTATAGTCGATGACCTCACTCGATTCCTGCTGCATCTGATCCTACATAAAATCCCATTCTTTTGGGAGTTTCACAAGGTTCACCATTCTGCAAAAGTCCTGACCCCCTTTACCATTTATCGCTCACATCCCGTTGAAAGTTACCTGTACGCCTGTCGTATGGCATTAACTCAAGGGATAGTGGTTGGAGTAGGGTATTATGTATTTGGCAGCAGCTTGAGCATGTACGATATTCTGGGTGCGAATGCGTTTGTCTTTTTGTTTAATATTTTTGGGGCCAATTTAAGGCATTCACATATATGGCTGAGTTGGGGTGACAAGCTAGAAGATTGGTTTATTAGTCCTGCACAGCACCAAGTACATCACAGTGACAATCCAATCCATTTTGATACCAATTTAGGCTCAGCACTTGCCATTTGGGATCGTATGTATGGCTCGCTTATTAAGGCCTCGAGTGCGGGTAAAATTACCATTGGAGTTGGGCAATATGATGCGGGACATGATTCACTTACCGCGATTTATTTGAAGCCATTTGAGCAGGCTTGGAAAGCCTTATTACCGAAGAAAAAAAGTAACTCACCACTTAAATCATCTCAGGGTGACTAG
- a CDS encoding TonB-dependent receptor family protein, giving the protein MIKRMNMKKSLLAVAVIFALPQVQAADDNQDIEHISIISHHDKLRKEAGSATLLSEAQLAEYEYDDIHRILSNVPGVNIREEDGYGLRPNIGFRGVTPERSKKITIMEDGVLIGPAPYSAPAAYYFPVTTRMTAVEVFKGPAAIKHGPQTVAGALNLVTRQVPEFTEGGIDVAVGSDGYSKAHGYYGSVVNNVGFLFEAVNLQADGFKELDGGGDTGFEKNDILAKFNYKLSQGELNHTFGLKLSYADELSDETYLGLTDADFAENPYRRYAASQPAEMDTKHTQVMLSHVLDGKDFNVTTRLYRNDYERAWLKLNSLGSKSGPSLSKIMANPEAFANEYAVITGARDSVVAGSNIFLNMGTNDREYFSQGLQVDANTSFSLFNLTHDIAVGVRFHEDEIERKHFEQAYAMEGGSPVLLEGSKQFTSLNTENTKAWSVYLEDKVQLDALALGLGLRGELMDMSYQDNKDADVWIDKTTRIWLPSLSGFYQLSDDAGLLFGVHQGFVPSSPQQDPDIELEKSVNYEFGGRFNDGVTQFEIVSFFNDYENLNESCGQSNCGVNDQQDQQFSGGEVDVYGLEMQFAQRYPLNLQLDIPYSLTYTYTKGEFQNERATTFAQWGYIKNGDELPYLPSHQATFNIGLAASDWKVNVAIKYISEMSEAAGRSTEDFELVLEGAKVPSTTIVDVSASYELGQYGQVYAKIDNLFDEAEIVSRRPYGARPGKPRQFSLGYKYQF; this is encoded by the coding sequence ATGATTAAGCGCATGAACATGAAGAAATCTTTATTAGCGGTAGCGGTAATTTTTGCACTACCTCAAGTGCAAGCTGCTGATGACAATCAAGATATTGAGCATATCTCTATTATCAGCCACCACGATAAATTGCGAAAAGAAGCCGGTTCTGCAACCTTGTTGTCAGAAGCGCAGTTGGCAGAATACGAATACGATGATATTCACCGTATTCTTTCTAATGTACCTGGTGTTAATATTCGGGAAGAAGATGGTTATGGCTTGCGACCAAACATTGGTTTTCGTGGTGTAACACCTGAGCGAAGCAAAAAAATCACCATAATGGAAGACGGTGTGCTTATTGGCCCAGCTCCTTATTCTGCGCCGGCTGCTTATTATTTCCCGGTTACGACTCGTATGACTGCGGTTGAGGTATTTAAAGGACCAGCGGCTATCAAGCATGGTCCGCAAACAGTTGCTGGTGCGCTTAACTTAGTGACTCGCCAAGTGCCAGAGTTTACAGAAGGCGGTATTGATGTTGCGGTTGGCAGTGACGGTTATTCCAAAGCACACGGTTACTACGGTTCAGTAGTAAATAATGTTGGCTTTTTATTCGAAGCGGTAAATCTACAAGCTGATGGTTTTAAAGAGCTTGATGGCGGTGGTGATACGGGGTTTGAGAAGAACGATATCTTAGCCAAGTTTAATTATAAACTTTCACAAGGCGAGCTAAACCATACGTTTGGCTTAAAGCTCAGCTATGCCGACGAGTTGTCCGATGAAACTTACCTTGGTTTAACGGATGCAGATTTTGCTGAAAATCCGTATCGTCGATACGCAGCGTCTCAGCCTGCAGAGATGGATACCAAGCACACTCAGGTAATGTTATCCCATGTACTTGATGGTAAAGACTTTAACGTTACGACAAGGCTGTACCGTAATGACTATGAGCGAGCTTGGCTTAAGCTTAATAGTCTAGGTAGTAAAAGTGGACCATCCCTTTCAAAAATCATGGCAAACCCAGAGGCTTTCGCAAATGAGTACGCTGTGATCACAGGGGCACGGGACTCTGTCGTTGCAGGTTCAAATATCTTTTTGAATATGGGGACTAATGACCGTGAGTATTTCTCACAAGGCCTTCAAGTCGATGCCAATACGAGCTTTAGCCTGTTTAACTTAACCCATGATATTGCTGTTGGCGTGCGTTTTCATGAAGATGAAATTGAGCGCAAACATTTTGAGCAAGCATATGCAATGGAAGGTGGTTCACCTGTGTTGCTAGAGGGTTCAAAGCAGTTTACCTCGCTGAATACTGAAAATACTAAAGCGTGGTCGGTATATCTAGAAGATAAAGTACAACTTGATGCGTTGGCTTTGGGCCTTGGTCTTCGTGGCGAGCTGATGGACATGTCTTACCAAGATAATAAAGATGCCGATGTTTGGATTGATAAAACCACCCGTATTTGGCTACCTAGCCTAAGTGGTTTCTATCAGCTTTCTGATGATGCCGGTCTTTTATTTGGTGTGCACCAAGGTTTTGTGCCTTCTTCACCCCAACAAGATCCGGATATAGAGCTTGAGAAGAGTGTTAACTACGAATTTGGTGGGCGCTTTAATGATGGTGTGACGCAGTTTGAGATTGTGAGCTTTTTCAACGATTATGAGAATCTGAACGAAAGCTGTGGTCAGTCTAACTGTGGTGTCAATGACCAACAAGATCAGCAATTCAGTGGCGGTGAGGTGGATGTTTACGGTCTCGAAATGCAGTTTGCACAACGTTATCCTTTGAACCTTCAACTGGATATCCCTTATAGTCTCACCTACACCTATACGAAAGGTGAATTCCAGAATGAGCGTGCGACAACGTTCGCACAATGGGGTTATATTAAAAATGGTGATGAGCTTCCGTATTTACCATCTCATCAAGCCACTTTTAACATCGGCCTTGCAGCAAGTGATTGGAAAGTTAACGTAGCCATCAAATACATCAGTGAGATGAGCGAAGCTGCTGGTAGAAGCACTGAAGACTTTGAGCTTGTCCTTGAAGGCGCAAAGGTGCCCAGCACAACGATCGTTGATGTATCCGCAAGTTACGAGCTAGGCCAGTATGGTCAAGTCTATGCTAAAATCGACAACTTGTTCGATGAAGCAGAAATTGTTAGTCGTCGTCCGTATGGCGCGCGCCCAGGCAAACCAAGACAATTTAGTTTAGGTTATAAATACCAGTTTTAA
- a CDS encoding imelysin family protein — MRVSKRLSAAAVAVALVLSGCGESTSSSQGPGVKDNNSGTDNPTLPTQFDEAALVSNLVNNVLTPAIEQFNELAVTQQLEVASYCSAEKVQAENTAALKQNAQQSWRNAMIGWQYVELMQMGPLTANSKELKNNIYVWPATGSLCDIDLDVVYFEDGVINGNASNPYNISERTANRKGLTALEHLLFNANLDHNCSSVNDALAPWNSRSTQERAVARCEFATEVAKDIEAQSSSLLSQWTGESGYAAKLVNAGQPGSPFDTPHLALNEISKALFYMTEELKDGKIATPLGLGFPNACGLEACPEAVESPIAEHSKENLLANIRAFRNIFTGNGQDAENTLGFDDFLDAENGSDVKERMLAGLADAEATLLAMNASLKAELAGSTEQVTQTHTDVKKVTDDLKTEFIEKLALELPQTSAGDND, encoded by the coding sequence ATGAGAGTATCTAAACGTTTAAGTGCTGCTGCCGTCGCTGTGGCTTTGGTATTGTCTGGTTGTGGTGAAAGTACTTCAAGTAGCCAAGGACCTGGAGTGAAGGATAATAACTCTGGAACGGATAACCCAACTTTACCTACGCAATTTGATGAAGCGGCCTTGGTAAGTAACCTTGTGAATAATGTGCTTACCCCTGCAATTGAGCAATTCAATGAACTCGCGGTAACACAGCAACTTGAAGTTGCGAGTTATTGTAGCGCTGAAAAAGTACAGGCTGAAAATACCGCCGCGTTAAAGCAAAATGCTCAACAAAGTTGGCGCAACGCTATGATTGGGTGGCAGTATGTTGAATTGATGCAAATGGGTCCACTTACTGCCAATAGTAAAGAGCTTAAAAACAACATTTATGTTTGGCCCGCTACAGGCTCTTTATGTGATATCGACTTGGATGTAGTGTATTTTGAAGATGGCGTTATTAATGGCAATGCTAGCAATCCTTATAATATCTCTGAGCGTACTGCAAACCGTAAAGGCTTAACTGCCTTAGAGCACCTTCTATTCAATGCCAATCTTGACCACAACTGCTCGTCAGTGAATGATGCGTTGGCACCATGGAATAGCCGTTCAACTCAGGAAAGAGCGGTTGCGCGTTGTGAGTTTGCGACGGAAGTGGCTAAAGACATTGAAGCACAGAGTAGTTCACTTCTGTCTCAATGGACTGGGGAAAGTGGTTATGCAGCTAAACTTGTTAATGCAGGACAACCAGGCTCGCCGTTTGACACGCCTCATTTAGCGCTTAATGAAATATCAAAGGCGTTATTTTACATGACCGAAGAGCTAAAAGACGGCAAAATAGCGACGCCGTTAGGCCTAGGTTTTCCGAATGCATGTGGTTTAGAGGCTTGCCCAGAAGCGGTGGAGTCGCCAATTGCAGAACATTCTAAAGAGAATTTACTTGCTAATATCAGAGCGTTTAGAAACATCTTCACTGGTAATGGCCAAGATGCTGAGAATACATTGGGCTTTGATGACTTTTTAGATGCAGAGAACGGTAGTGATGTAAAAGAGCGCATGCTTGCAGGGCTTGCGGATGCAGAAGCTACACTGCTTGCGATGAATGCGAGCCTGAAAGCTGAGCTTGCAGGCTCTACAGAGCAAGTGACGCAAACGCATACAGACGTTAAAAAAGTGACGGATGATTTAAAGACTGAGTTTATCGAAAAGCTCGCCCTAGAACTTCCACAAACTTCGGCAGGTGACAATGATTAA
- a CDS encoding Ig-like domain-containing protein translates to MALKKSLLTTAILAASLGLTACGGSSSNSNDNDDNNTTPPPATNAAPTITVDSASVSEDTLGAAVANISFSDDSDEVSALTLTISDNRFEIVDGAVKLKAANALNFEQVESGKVSVTITATDSKGEKTEVEAEIAVQQIAEENKAGVNRYAFNNAQGESSVSYSGQIARHAAMVHIKSLMGKLNNETVGNASGQKTAEAAIAEIKMFLMPTDTVVLDETLDFAVAANAAQTTLGDISSSLKNVAGEGGKIAGRDTSNMHKAWEEDGVMAGWVNFGTQPKTPEGLALHYLDLLQAQLQQFENGSTIKAEHNGTAITLNKLYVTPEGLDLAQLMQKHLNGAVSLSQGADDYLDDLLIGEKSADNATLADGKSYTELEHKFDEGYGYFGAAVDYLDYTDDELSAKGGREAYASGYHDLDNDGKIDLLSEFNFGNSTNAAKRDRGTKSNANPTDLTAQAQLAFIEARKLINANVGTNVAQWSDEDKARLETLRNQALLAWEKSIAATVVHYINDTISNDDGDLDDIASGDFDADQFYAVAKHWSEMKGFALNFQFNPFSPVTDADFVKIHELMGDKPEFAADKVEAYKTALLEAREIIATAYDFDAENVANW, encoded by the coding sequence ATGGCACTTAAAAAGTCTCTGTTAACGACTGCTATTCTCGCTGCAAGTTTAGGCCTCACCGCATGTGGTGGCTCTAGCAGCAATTCAAATGACAACGATGATAACAACACAACACCACCTCCAGCCACCAATGCTGCACCTACTATTACCGTAGACAGTGCGTCAGTATCCGAAGATACGCTTGGTGCTGCGGTTGCAAATATCTCTTTTTCTGACGATAGCGATGAAGTAAGTGCATTGACACTAACCATCTCTGACAACCGTTTTGAAATTGTTGACGGTGCGGTTAAGCTCAAAGCTGCAAACGCACTAAACTTCGAACAGGTTGAAAGCGGTAAAGTATCGGTAACTATCACGGCAACTGACAGCAAAGGCGAAAAAACAGAAGTTGAAGCTGAAATTGCTGTTCAACAAATTGCTGAAGAAAACAAAGCGGGTGTAAACCGCTATGCCTTCAATAATGCTCAAGGTGAGTCTTCAGTTTCTTACTCTGGCCAAATCGCACGTCACGCGGCTATGGTTCATATCAAAAGCTTAATGGGTAAGCTTAATAATGAAACTGTAGGTAACGCCTCTGGCCAAAAAACGGCTGAAGCAGCAATTGCAGAGATCAAAATGTTCTTGATGCCGACAGATACAGTAGTGTTGGATGAAACCCTTGATTTCGCTGTTGCGGCAAACGCAGCACAAACCACGTTAGGAGATATTTCAAGCTCGCTTAAAAACGTCGCTGGCGAAGGTGGTAAAATTGCGGGACGTGATACCTCTAATATGCATAAAGCATGGGAAGAGGATGGTGTCATGGCTGGTTGGGTTAACTTTGGTACACAGCCAAAAACACCTGAAGGTTTAGCCCTACACTATTTAGACCTGCTACAAGCGCAACTTCAGCAGTTTGAAAATGGCTCAACAATCAAAGCAGAGCATAATGGCACAGCTATCACGCTGAACAAACTATATGTAACACCGGAAGGTCTTGATCTTGCCCAGCTAATGCAAAAACATTTAAACGGTGCAGTGTCGCTTTCTCAAGGTGCGGACGATTATCTAGATGATTTACTCATTGGTGAAAAGTCAGCTGATAACGCGACATTAGCGGATGGCAAAAGCTACACGGAACTTGAACACAAGTTTGATGAAGGCTATGGCTATTTCGGTGCTGCTGTTGATTATCTAGACTATACAGATGATGAACTTTCAGCTAAAGGTGGCCGTGAAGCGTATGCAAGTGGTTATCATGATTTGGATAATGACGGCAAAATCGATCTACTATCTGAATTTAACTTTGGTAACTCAACAAATGCAGCAAAGCGTGACCGTGGCACTAAATCTAACGCTAACCCAACGGACTTAACTGCTCAAGCACAATTAGCGTTTATTGAAGCACGTAAACTTATCAACGCTAATGTTGGTACTAATGTTGCGCAGTGGTCAGATGAGGACAAAGCGCGCTTAGAAACATTGCGTAATCAAGCGTTGCTAGCATGGGAAAAGTCGATCGCTGCAACCGTTGTGCATTATATCAATGATACAATCTCAAATGATGATGGTGATTTAGACGATATCGCATCAGGTGATTTTGATGCTGATCAATTCTATGCAGTAGCAAAGCACTGGTCTGAAATGAAAGGCTTCGCATTAAATTTTCAGTTTAATCCGTTTTCTCCTGTCACAGATGCAGATTTTGTTAAAATCCATGAATTGATGGGTGATAAGCCTGAATTCGCGGCAGATAAAGTGGAAGCTTATAAGACTGCTTTATTGGAAGCGCGAGAAATCATTGCAACTGCATATGATTTTGATGCTGAGAATGTTGCCAACTGGTAA
- a CDS encoding response regulator transcription factor, which produces MSTILVAQSNNNILTSQQKMLEEQGYTVELLRELGQLNGFSGKSINGIVLDQAIASVPTCDSISQFRQRFKAPVIVSLDSDDEDVHSLFLELGADEVISKDAKPRLWRARLDAVLRRQAANSQFDDEPEQLTFGQLHIDKNTRRVSYGQERIDLTTHEFELLWLLASNGGKVVKRDFVYEQILGKYYRPDTRTIDVRISRLRKKLHDNPSRPEKIKTIWRQGYLFVTDVWN; this is translated from the coding sequence GTGTCCACTATCTTGGTTGCACAAAGCAATAACAATATATTGACATCACAACAAAAAATGCTTGAAGAGCAAGGCTATACTGTTGAGTTGTTGAGGGAATTAGGTCAATTGAACGGTTTTTCAGGGAAATCTATTAACGGTATCGTGCTTGATCAAGCTATCGCATCCGTACCAACCTGCGATTCAATCAGCCAATTTAGACAAAGATTTAAAGCTCCCGTGATCGTCAGTCTTGACAGCGATGACGAGGATGTTCACAGCCTGTTTTTAGAGCTCGGTGCTGACGAAGTTATTTCCAAAGATGCAAAGCCTAGATTATGGCGAGCTCGACTTGATGCAGTGTTAAGAAGGCAAGCTGCAAACTCGCAGTTTGACGATGAGCCAGAGCAATTAACCTTTGGCCAGCTGCATATCGACAAAAACACCAGGCGCGTGAGTTATGGGCAGGAGCGCATTGACCTCACAACCCATGAGTTTGAGTTGCTATGGTTACTTGCGAGCAATGGCGGCAAAGTAGTGAAACGTGACTTTGTATACGAGCAGATCCTAGGCAAATACTATCGCCCAGATACTAGGACAATAGACGTTCGAATCTCTCGCTTGCGTAAAAAGCTGCATGATAATCCAAGTCGACCAGAGAAGATCAAAACGATTTGGCGTCAAGGTTACCTATTTGTTACCGATGTTTGGAACTAA
- the ilvY gene encoding HTH-type transcriptional activator IlvY, with translation MNHKQLKYFLALADTLHFSRASERCFVSPPTLSRQIKQLEEEVGAPLFLRDNRTVELTQQGKAFVHYAQATLASWRQFKSECVDDDKPLTGELSLFCSVTATYSFIYDLFSKFRYLYPQVELNLITGDPAHSIAEVASGKEDVAVAVKPKHLPNGIEYLPIGRSRLVFIGPTMDCPLKSIIDEYSHSEMPWQRLSFIMPEQGVLKDRIDNFCKKHNFVPKVYAHVSGHEAMVALASLGFGIACVPEIVISQSPFKNQVQLLQLRSDEIEIGLVTKNKRLYDPVVKALWDTAKGLFTL, from the coding sequence ATGAATCACAAACAACTTAAATATTTTTTGGCACTTGCAGATACGCTGCACTTTTCCCGAGCGAGTGAGCGCTGTTTTGTAAGTCCTCCGACATTAAGTCGTCAAATCAAACAGTTAGAAGAGGAAGTTGGCGCGCCTTTATTCCTACGAGATAATCGCACCGTTGAGCTGACTCAGCAAGGCAAAGCGTTTGTTCATTACGCGCAAGCGACGTTGGCAAGCTGGCGGCAGTTTAAGAGTGAATGCGTTGACGATGATAAGCCTTTGACTGGTGAGCTGAGTTTATTTTGTTCAGTGACCGCGACTTACAGTTTTATTTATGACCTTTTTTCCAAGTTTCGCTATCTGTACCCGCAAGTAGAGTTAAATCTTATTACTGGTGATCCCGCGCATTCAATAGCGGAAGTGGCCAGTGGTAAGGAAGATGTTGCGGTCGCGGTGAAGCCAAAACATCTACCAAACGGTATAGAGTACTTGCCAATCGGCCGTTCGAGATTGGTGTTCATTGGCCCAACGATGGACTGTCCGCTTAAGTCTATTATTGATGAATACAGTCATAGTGAAATGCCGTGGCAGAGGCTGTCTTTTATTATGCCAGAGCAAGGTGTGTTAAAAGATCGAATTGATAACTTTTGCAAAAAACACAATTTTGTTCCTAAAGTTTATGCGCATGTTTCGGGCCATGAAGCTATGGTTGCGCTTGCGAGTTTAGGGTTTGGTATTGCGTGTGTCCCCGAGATAGTAATTAGTCAAAGTCCATTTAAGAATCAAGTTCAGCTTTTGCAGCTTAGATCGGATGAAATTGAAATTGGACTTGTAACTAAGAATAAACGGTTATATGACCCAGTTGTTAAAGCACTTTGGGATACGGCAAAAGGATTATTTACGCTGTAA